Sequence from the Priestia megaterium genome:
CCCACTTTTCCTTTGCGGCTAATGTTTCTTCTAACTCATATGATTTATCAAAATGGTCCTCGATTGCTCGTTTTCCGCGACCGCTTACAATTAAAATATCTTCAATACCTGATGCTACTGCTTCTTCCACAATGTATTGAATCGTTGGTTTATCTACAATTGGCAGCATTTCTTTAGGCTGTGCTTTTGTAGCCGGCAAAAAGCGTGTCCCTAATCCAGCTGCTGGAATAATAGCTTTACGAATTTTCACTTACTTTTCCTCCTGTCAATGTCAATCGTGCTTATTGGTTATAGTATAGTAAGTCTGCGATTGAGTATGTACACAAAGTCATGTTGAATCCATTTCTTTTTATAAAGAGTCATGTTGGATTCTGCTTTATCATAACAAAAGATTTTGTATAATTCTATTTTTATCATTTATAATGAAAAGAAAATTAATCACTTATAAATATAATTTTATGCTCCACTTATGTATAGAAAGGAATGGGATTATGAGTTCGTTTTCAGATCACTTACAGCACCAATTTATACATCATTTCCCGTACAGTGATGCACGCTATCGTACGAATGCCCAAGCAGGACTAGACCTTTACCGTACCCATTCATTCTTCATTTTGCACAATGATGAACAGATATTAAACGTTAAAATCGATTCGTTTTATGTTGAACTAAACAAGCAGCTGCTCACTGAAAGTACCTGTTCTTGTCAGCATAACGGATTTTGTGAACACTGCTTTGCAGCATTTTTTTATATGTATTCATTAATAGAACCGCTTGCGCCCTTATTCAAAGAATGGCGAAACCATGAAAAAGCAGCTTTGACTATGCTATCTGCCAAACAAGTGTTAAAAAAGCCGAAGGCAACTTTTCAAGAGTGGAGACAAACTTTTGAGGAGCAGTATACGCTTTTTATGCAGGGGCGGCACGAAAATGACCGTTCCATTTATCATGAATATTATAAGTACTATTACCGTGCTTTAGTGAAAAAGGCTCCTGAGCATCCATTGCTTTATGCTTTATTTTGTATGTATGGAGCGGTTCATACATTCTATAAACTATCAGCTCAATTACAGGCACATCAGCTTTCTACTAACATCGAGGAATCATTCGTATGTAGTCACGTCTACAAAATAACAAATGAAATTTATGCTACCGCTGATTCATTAAAGCAAACGAAATACGATGAAGATGCATTATCTATTATAGAGGACAGCATTCCATACATCCGAGAATTATTGCATAAAGATATGCCTTTACAATATGAACGTATTGAGATTTATCGCGTTATTTGGCAAAAAGTCTTCACGTTAGAAAATTGGCGAAAAAATGAGGAACGCGAATTAAAAGCCAAGCACGGTTCTTTTATAAACAATACAGCTCTTTCCTATCTTTTATTCCTTCAAGAAAAAGATGACGAAGCAAAAGAACGTTTGAGCGATGAAACATTACAAATGATTCCCTATCTTATTCCTTGGTTAAATGATTTATTGCACGAAAAAGAAACTGACCGCTTTGCTCAGTGGGGCTCTTATATAATGGCCTATATAGGAGATTACGTACGCACCGTTCCGACTACTTATCAAGGAAGCCGAAACATGGTCTCCATGATTGTAAATTTATTTCAGCACTATAAAGACTTAACGAACGATCAAACTTTGTATACTGAAGCATTGCAAACATTACTTCCCTATAGTTTTATTGAATATAGTGATTTTCTATATGCTTCTGACCAATTGAAAAAGTGGGTTGAATTACAGGTGCTTCTTCAATATGACAGCATCAAATATGACGAGCAAACGATAGAAGCCTTAAAACAAAAAGATGAAAAGCTGGTTATTCCTCTTTATCATCAAATGATTTCAAAGCTGATTTACGAAAAAAAGAAAAGCAGTTATCAAGAAGCCTATATCTACTTACAAGAATTAAAGAGACTTTATCTACAAATGAATCGCTCTCTACTATGGGAACATTATATAGAAGAATTAACGATAAAAACGAAGAAACAGCGCGTATTTCAACAACTATTAGAAAAAGGAGATTTACTGAATGTTTGATTTGTTTCATTTAACACTTGAAGTCGAACCTGTACACGGTGACTTTTTTCTCTACTGTGTATCACCTAGCGGCCAAATTTTGCTCCCTGATACATGGAAAGATGCGCTGTTTCTATGGCATGAACAGACCTATTACGGAAGCGAAGTTACACAGGTTGAGATTAATGGAAAAAAAGGAATTCTTGTTTCTGCATGGCAAATGTTCACTTTCATACAATCACCTATTCAACAGCATGTGTTGAAACCGGCTTTGTCCGCTTCAGCGGAAGCTTATCAGCAAATTGCAGTCGATATGACAAGGAGGATTATCCAAGGGAAATTTCATTCTCTTCCTTTTAAAAAACAAATGACTGGATCGCTTTCACAAGCTGATGAGCAAGAGTGGCGAGCACAAATTAAAGAGAGCCTATTAAAAAAAGAAGGAAAAGACTTTTTAATAAGCATAGAAGGTGAGAGCTATAATCCTCCCTTTGACCTTTCATTGCGTATTGTAGAGCCAACGACCGATGGAGATGTATGGACGGCTGAAACATTCGTGATTCCCCACGATGAAGCCAAAGAACCTTTTATACTGGGAAGAACGCTTCCTAAAGAGTGGAATCACTACGAATCATATATCGCTTACGAACACGAACGATGGAAAGCATTGGCTCCTACTTTATACCAAAAAGGAGCGTTTATTCAGTCTGTCCTAACAGATGAGGAAGTATGGGAATTTCTAACTCAAGATAGTGCAGCATTGATTAAACAAGGTGTCTCTATCCATTTGCCAAGCTGGTGGGAATCATTAAAAAAAGCCACTATAAAAGTATCTGGCGCTATAGAAAATACTTCATCTGCATTGTTTGGTAAACAAGCTATCAGCAGCTTCCGCTGGTCATTTTCTATTGGCGATCAAACTTTCTCAGAAGAAGAGTTTCGGAAATTAGTCGAACAAAAACGCCGATTATTATCTATTAATGGACAGTGGATTCAACTGGATTCTAGATTAATTAAACAAGCGCAGAAAATTGTTAAAGAAGCTAGTAAAAAAGGCGTCTCAATTCATGAAATTTTAAAAACGAAGCTAACCTACATGGCAGACAGTAAAACTGATGAAGAAGAGGTAAAAGTTGAGTTCCAACTCCCCGCTTCCTTTCAATCATTTATTACATCCTTAACGGATTTAGAACGGCTGCCGGAAGTGCTGCCTCCTTCTGCATTTAAAGGTGTATTAAGACCTTATCAGCAGCAAGGTTTGAATTGGCTCATGTTTCTGAGAAAGTTTAACTTAGGAGGATGTCTAGCAGATGACATGGGGCTAGGTAAAACCATTCAATTAATTAGTTATTTAACAAACATTCATCAGTTACA
This genomic interval carries:
- a CDS encoding replication initiation protein is translated as MSSFSDHLQHQFIHHFPYSDARYRTNAQAGLDLYRTHSFFILHNDEQILNVKIDSFYVELNKQLLTESTCSCQHNGFCEHCFAAFFYMYSLIEPLAPLFKEWRNHEKAALTMLSAKQVLKKPKATFQEWRQTFEEQYTLFMQGRHENDRSIYHEYYKYYYRALVKKAPEHPLLYALFCMYGAVHTFYKLSAQLQAHQLSTNIEESFVCSHVYKITNEIYATADSLKQTKYDEDALSIIEDSIPYIRELLHKDMPLQYERIEIYRVIWQKVFTLENWRKNEERELKAKHGSFINNTALSYLLFLQEKDDEAKERLSDETLQMIPYLIPWLNDLLHEKETDRFAQWGSYIMAYIGDYVRTVPTTYQGSRNMVSMIVNLFQHYKDLTNDQTLYTEALQTLLPYSFIEYSDFLYASDQLKKWVELQVLLQYDSIKYDEQTIEALKQKDEKLVIPLYHQMISKLIYEKKKSSYQEAYIYLQELKRLYLQMNRSLLWEHYIEELTIKTKKQRVFQQLLEKGDLLNV
- a CDS encoding DEAD/DEAH box helicase, giving the protein MFDLFHLTLEVEPVHGDFFLYCVSPSGQILLPDTWKDALFLWHEQTYYGSEVTQVEINGKKGILVSAWQMFTFIQSPIQQHVLKPALSASAEAYQQIAVDMTRRIIQGKFHSLPFKKQMTGSLSQADEQEWRAQIKESLLKKEGKDFLISIEGESYNPPFDLSLRIVEPTTDGDVWTAETFVIPHDEAKEPFILGRTLPKEWNHYESYIAYEHERWKALAPTLYQKGAFIQSVLTDEEVWEFLTQDSAALIKQGVSIHLPSWWESLKKATIKVSGAIENTSSALFGKQAISSFRWSFSIGDQTFSEEEFRKLVEQKRRLLSINGQWIQLDSRLIKQAQKIVKEASKKGVSIHEILKTKLTYMADSKTDEEEVKVEFQLPASFQSFITSLTDLERLPEVLPPSAFKGVLRPYQQQGLNWLMFLRKFNLGGCLADDMGLGKTIQLISYLTNIHQLHSSPSLIVCPTSLIGNWEKEFQKFAPSLRVHVHYGTKRTSGDAFEKICESTNVVITTYQVALLDVELLKGFMWNSITLDEAQHVKNPQTKQARAIRQLQGRHKIALTGTPIENRLLELWSLFEFINPGYLGTINSFKNRFVAGIEKGEKPERTVELKALIQPFLLRRTKQDKNIARSLPDKQEQKEYIPLTAEQASLYQELVQGMLQETEEKTGFERKGMILQTLNKLKLLCNHPALYLKESAAKQTVRRSHKSEKIIELVESIRTQQESCLIFTQYIETGLMLQRTLEKEINEPVLFLHGSLSKEQRDEMVAQFQARKKAIFILSLRAGGTGLNLTAANHVIHFDRWWNPAVENQATDRAHRIGQNKFVHVHKFITRGTIEEKIDEVINQKQHLNNELIQGDQWVTELSNKELQELLAYRNE